The Desulfoscipio gibsoniae DSM 7213 genome contains a region encoding:
- the lipA gene encoding lipoyl synthase, which yields MKGTEEKLTIRRVLVLDLATEDYFRTLELQRELQKQRMEGAIPDCLLVLEHPPTFTLGRAGGADNILVNEDRLAREGIGVYNVERGGDVTYHGPGQLVGYPILDLKNYGRDVHRLVERLEEVLIRTLAAFGITAGRRTGLPGVWVDKAKIASIGLAITRWVTMHGFALNVQPDMRHFGMINPCGLQGVTMTSMSGLLGRQVSLEEVKSRVVEEMAGEFGWELLQSDYRVDALLQRLGLVARNFRPGWLTVATPGPGVLEGMTGLFERCGLHTVCEGACCPNAAECFALGTATFMILGDTCTRNCRFCSVSKGTPGTPDPGEPLAVAEAVRELGLRHAVITSVTRDDLSDGGACHFANMIRAVHRLNPHTTVEVLVPDFKGSEEALAEVLAARPEVLGHNLETVPRLYKQVRPGADYRRSLELLARAREIAPGVVTKSGLMLGLGEEFGEVLAVLDDLREVGCAYITIGQYLQPSTDQLPVHGFIPPGIFAHYREECLRRGFKRAECGPLVRSSYHAASPDAPEVDLHAAGAALSAG from the coding sequence TTGAAAGGAACGGAGGAGAAGCTTACAATTCGTCGGGTCCTTGTATTGGACCTGGCTACGGAAGACTATTTTCGCACTTTGGAACTGCAGCGGGAGCTGCAAAAGCAGCGTATGGAAGGAGCCATACCGGATTGTTTGCTGGTGCTGGAGCACCCGCCCACTTTCACCCTGGGACGGGCCGGGGGCGCTGACAATATACTGGTAAATGAGGACCGGCTGGCCCGTGAGGGTATCGGCGTATACAACGTTGAGCGGGGCGGCGATGTTACTTACCACGGGCCGGGCCAACTGGTAGGTTACCCCATACTGGACCTGAAAAATTATGGACGTGATGTGCACAGGCTGGTGGAACGCCTGGAGGAAGTGCTGATTCGCACCCTGGCCGCCTTTGGTATTACTGCCGGCCGCCGAACCGGGTTGCCCGGAGTGTGGGTAGATAAGGCTAAAATAGCCAGCATCGGACTGGCCATAACCAGGTGGGTGACTATGCACGGCTTTGCCCTTAATGTACAACCGGATATGCGCCATTTTGGGATGATTAATCCTTGCGGATTACAGGGGGTGACGATGACCTCCATGTCCGGTTTATTGGGACGCCAGGTCAGTCTGGAGGAGGTAAAAAGCCGGGTGGTGGAGGAAATGGCCGGAGAGTTCGGCTGGGAACTGCTGCAGAGCGATTACCGGGTTGATGCGCTGCTGCAGAGGCTGGGCCTGGTGGCCCGAAACTTCCGGCCGGGCTGGCTCACGGTGGCGACGCCGGGACCGGGGGTGCTGGAGGGTATGACCGGTCTTTTTGAACGTTGCGGGCTGCACACTGTATGCGAGGGGGCTTGCTGCCCCAATGCGGCCGAATGCTTTGCCCTGGGCACCGCCACTTTCATGATCCTGGGGGACACCTGCACCCGTAATTGCCGGTTTTGCTCGGTAAGCAAGGGAACACCCGGGACGCCGGACCCCGGGGAACCCCTGGCGGTGGCTGAAGCAGTGCGGGAATTGGGTTTGCGTCATGCAGTTATTACCTCCGTTACCAGGGATGACCTATCCGATGGTGGAGCGTGCCACTTTGCGAATATGATTCGCGCAGTACACCGCCTGAATCCCCATACTACAGTGGAAGTGCTGGTGCCTGATTTTAAAGGCTCGGAAGAAGCTCTGGCCGAAGTGCTGGCGGCCCGGCCCGAAGTGCTGGGCCACAACCTGGAGACCGTGCCCCGGCTTTATAAGCAAGTACGTCCGGGTGCCGATTACCGACGTTCGCTTGAACTGTTGGCCCGGGCTCGGGAAATTGCCCCGGGGGTGGTCACCAAGAGCGGGCTAATGTTGGGATTGGGCGAGGAGTTCGGTGAAGTGTTGGCTGTTTTGGACGACCTGCGGGAGGTCGGATGCGCTTACATAACCATCGGTCAGTACCTGCAACCGTCAACGGACCAACTACCGGTGCATGGATTTATACCACCGGGAATATTTGCTCATTACCGTGAGGAGTGCCTGCGTCGCGGATTCAAACGAGCCGAGTGCGGCCCCCTGGTGCGCAGTTCTTACCACGCCGCCTCCCCTGATGCGCCGGAAGTAGACCTCCATGCCGCCGGCGCGGCATTATCGGCAGGATGA
- a CDS encoding class I SAM-dependent methyltransferase, which produces MGQLFDALANNYDGWYLAPASRFADRVEKDAVLGYLEIKDGMSVLDIGCGTGNYTLLLSRQGLRVTGLDISPGMLARARAKAEEAHLDVELLQGDATALPFGDNSFDAVLSVSALEFMPHPDKVLREAYRVLKPGGRLVVGVLGQDSAWGRYYADKVRRNPGSVFSQAKLYTLEELRSAMPGAGVQARAVLFTPPDFDYTNEQAAAELENAARQDGRTDGGFICAMVIKG; this is translated from the coding sequence ATGGGACAATTGTTTGACGCTCTGGCTAACAATTACGATGGCTGGTACCTGGCTCCGGCGAGCCGGTTTGCCGACCGGGTGGAAAAAGACGCCGTACTGGGCTATCTGGAAATTAAAGATGGCATGAGTGTGCTGGATATCGGCTGCGGCACCGGTAACTATACTCTGCTGCTGTCCCGACAGGGTCTGCGGGTGACGGGGCTGGACATCTCTCCCGGCATGCTGGCCAGAGCGCGGGCCAAGGCGGAGGAAGCGCATTTGGATGTAGAACTGTTGCAGGGGGATGCTACAGCCCTGCCTTTTGGGGATAACTCATTTGATGCTGTGCTTTCCGTATCCGCCCTGGAATTTATGCCCCACCCGGATAAAGTCCTGCGGGAAGCTTACAGAGTGCTTAAACCCGGCGGCCGGCTGGTGGTTGGGGTGCTGGGGCAGGACAGTGCCTGGGGCCGCTATTACGCGGACAAAGTCCGGCGGAATCCCGGCAGTGTTTTTAGCCAGGCCAAGCTGTATACCCTGGAGGAACTGCGCAGCGCCATGCCCGGCGCAGGAGTGCAAGCCCGGGCGGTATTATTTACACCGCCGGATTTTGATTATACCAACGAACAGGCGGCGGCCGAACTGGAAAACGCTGCCCGGCAGGACGGCCGTACCGATGGTGGTTTTATTTGTGCAATGGTGATAAAGGGGTAA
- a CDS encoding amidophosphoribosyltransferase, translating into MGGFFGVVSKEDCVNDVYFGTDYHSHLGTSMGGMAVWSGNSFNRAIHNIKNTQFRAKFESELSNLKGNMGIGCISDTEPQPLTVCSRLGQYAISTVGRINNLYEIVDKAFANQHAHFLETNRGAIYPTELVSVIIDQENSFKDGLLKAQEMIEGSCSILILTPQGIYASRDKLGRTPLIVGEKEGSYCVSFESCTFANLGYRFNYELGPGEIIYLTPDGIEKIAPPRDKMKICAFLWVYYGYPSSTYEGMNVEVMRYRNGAAMAENDNVEIDMVAGIPDSGTGHAIGYSNQSKIPLGRPFIKYTPTWARSFMPQDQTIRNLVARMKLMPIPDLVSGKRLLFCDDSIVRGTQLRETVDLLYRCNAREVHVRSACPPLVFGCKYLNFSSSRSEMDLVARQAIIEIEGKEPESFEAYCDPTNEKYNCMVNSIRKILNFSTLKYQNLHDMLDAIGINKDKICTYCWNGKG; encoded by the coding sequence TTGGGTGGATTTTTTGGTGTTGTTTCGAAGGAAGATTGTGTCAATGATGTGTATTTTGGTACGGATTACCATTCGCACCTGGGAACTAGTATGGGTGGGATGGCGGTATGGAGCGGAAACAGTTTTAACAGAGCCATTCATAACATTAAAAATACTCAGTTTAGAGCAAAATTTGAATCTGAGCTATCAAATTTAAAAGGCAATATGGGTATAGGATGCATAAGCGATACAGAACCTCAGCCTTTGACTGTGTGTTCGCGCCTTGGTCAATACGCCATTAGTACAGTAGGAAGAATCAATAATTTATATGAAATAGTCGATAAAGCGTTCGCCAATCAACATGCCCATTTTTTAGAAACTAACAGGGGTGCTATCTACCCTACTGAACTTGTGTCTGTGATTATAGATCAGGAAAACTCTTTCAAGGATGGTTTATTAAAAGCGCAGGAAATGATTGAGGGATCCTGTTCGATTTTGATTTTAACACCGCAAGGGATTTATGCTTCAAGGGATAAACTTGGTAGAACGCCTTTAATTGTAGGTGAAAAAGAAGGTTCATACTGCGTTTCCTTTGAATCCTGTACTTTTGCAAACCTGGGATATCGCTTTAATTATGAACTTGGCCCAGGGGAAATCATTTATTTGACACCGGATGGAATTGAGAAAATTGCGCCCCCCAGGGATAAAATGAAAATATGTGCTTTTTTATGGGTCTATTACGGCTACCCATCCTCAACATACGAGGGAATGAACGTGGAGGTTATGCGTTATAGAAATGGTGCAGCCATGGCCGAAAACGACAATGTAGAAATCGATATGGTTGCCGGTATACCTGACTCGGGTACCGGACATGCCATCGGTTATTCAAACCAATCCAAAATACCTTTGGGGCGTCCCTTCATAAAATATACACCAACCTGGGCCAGGAGTTTTATGCCGCAGGATCAGACTATAAGAAATCTTGTTGCAAGAATGAAACTGATGCCTATACCTGATCTAGTTTCCGGTAAACGGCTGCTCTTCTGCGATGATTCAATTGTTCGCGGCACACAGTTGAGAGAAACGGTGGATTTGCTATATAGATGTAACGCCCGTGAAGTTCATGTTCGATCAGCTTGCCCGCCTCTTGTATTTGGTTGTAAATATTTAAATTTTTCATCTTCACGGTCGGAAATGGATCTTGTAGCAAGACAGGCCATCATTGAAATTGAAGGAAAAGAACCGGAATCATTTGAAGCATATTGTGATCCGACAAATGAAAAGTACAATTGTATGGTGAATAGCATTAGAAAAATACTCAACTTTTCAACGTTAAAATACCAAAACTTACATGACATGCTTGATGCAATCGGTATAAATAAGGATAAAATCTGTACATACTGCTGGAATGGTAAGGGATAG
- a CDS encoding EFR1 family ferrodoxin (N-terminal region resembles flavodoxins. C-terminal ferrodoxin region binds two 4Fe-4S clusters.) yields MNNKLNTMYFSPTGTTKKIVSAIGKKISAKIDGEMIINNIDFTLPEVRKEAVFFAREDIVIIGVPVYAGRVPNILLKYLNSIKGNGALAISVVVYGNRDYDDALIELKDILELNGFTVIAGGAFIGEHSFSRILAKNRPDKKDMAIVSDFADQIYSKLTTQNKIQSIVVRGNNPYRKHYMPKNEDGIPVDIRKVTPKTNSNCIDCKLCVNICPVGSIDYEDVSKLNGICIKCGACIKKCPTQAKYFDDKDYLRHKYELEVNLTRRREPELFL; encoded by the coding sequence ATGAATAATAAATTAAATACAATGTATTTTAGTCCTACAGGTACAACTAAAAAAATTGTATCTGCAATAGGAAAGAAAATTTCAGCTAAGATTGATGGAGAAATGATTATTAATAATATTGATTTTACATTGCCGGAGGTTAGAAAAGAAGCAGTATTTTTTGCGCGAGAAGATATTGTTATTATAGGGGTTCCGGTTTATGCGGGAAGGGTTCCTAATATTTTGCTAAAATACCTGAATTCTATTAAAGGTAATGGCGCGTTAGCAATTTCCGTAGTTGTTTATGGAAATAGAGATTATGACGATGCTTTAATAGAATTAAAGGACATCCTTGAATTAAATGGTTTTACAGTTATTGCAGGCGGTGCATTTATAGGGGAACACTCATTTTCCAGAATTCTTGCCAAAAACAGACCTGATAAAAAAGATATGGCTATAGTAAGTGACTTTGCGGATCAAATATACAGCAAACTAACAACCCAAAATAAAATTCAGAGCATAGTTGTGAGAGGAAATAATCCCTATAGAAAACACTATATGCCCAAAAATGAAGATGGTATCCCTGTTGATATTAGAAAGGTTACTCCAAAAACAAATAGTAATTGTATTGATTGTAAACTTTGCGTAAATATCTGCCCAGTTGGTTCCATTGATTATGAAGATGTATCAAAATTAAACGGAATCTGCATTAAATGTGGTGCTTGTATTAAAAAATGCCCCACTCAAGCAAAGTATTTTGATGATAAAGATTATTTAAGGCATAAATATGAATTGGAGGTTAATTTGACTCGTAGGAGAGAACCAGAGCTTTTTTTATAA
- a CDS encoding class I SAM-dependent methyltransferase has translation MIEERYKKRYQAGDTPWNIGKPDFNLIQTVTTMAIKPCKALDIGCGTGDNSIWLSQNNFDVIGIDTSEIAIQKAIEKALKADVKCTFNVIDFYKNKIEGTPFGFAFDRGCFHSFKSDEERKSFAENVAVHLEKDGLWLSIVGNADEQRVGPGPPQRTARDIVNSVEPYFEILSLVSSHFGSNSPNPPRAWVCLMRKRTFML, from the coding sequence ATGATAGAGGAACGTTATAAGAAAAGATATCAAGCGGGTGATACTCCTTGGAATATTGGCAAACCTGATTTCAATCTTATTCAGACTGTAACCACGATGGCCATAAAACCCTGTAAAGCGCTGGATATTGGATGCGGGACCGGCGATAACTCCATATGGCTTTCCCAAAATAACTTTGATGTGATAGGTATTGATACTTCGGAGATTGCCATACAGAAGGCTATAGAGAAAGCCCTAAAAGCTGATGTCAAATGTACCTTTAATGTAATTGACTTCTATAAAAACAAAATTGAAGGGACGCCATTTGGCTTTGCATTTGATAGAGGCTGTTTTCATTCATTTAAATCAGATGAAGAACGGAAGAGCTTTGCTGAAAATGTAGCCGTTCATTTAGAAAAAGATGGCCTATGGTTGAGTATTGTTGGCAACGCCGATGAACAGCGTGTTGGCCCAGGTCCACCGCAGCGGACTGCAAGGGATATTGTTAACTCTGTGGAACCCTACTTTGAGATACTTTCGCTCGTTTCAAGCCATTTTGGATCTAACAGCCCAAACCCTCCTAGAGCCTGGGTTTGTCTTATGCGGAAAAGGACTTTTATGTTATAA
- a CDS encoding amino acid permease: MKQNNGLSAWQLTMLALGTVVGGSFFLGSSIAIRAAGPAILPAFILGGILVYIILTALSEMTVADPKPGSFRTYSEQLFGPWLGFMVGWVYWTGLILAMSSEATAASIFLQTWIPEVPLFVLAILIIVAVTLLNLLGAKLLSSLEGGLAAIKLGALIGFIGLAVALIVGLIPQKAPVGLGVLTREPLFPGGIAGVAGSMLIVLFSYAGFETIGLAASEARTPHKTIPRAIKFTVISLVGLYCAVIATLLPLTPTGTLTEEVSPMVAALTAGGLNWAAGSINVILVSAILSTMLAATFGLGRMVRSLADAGHAPFFLKDRGDIPLRGIIFSGAAMLASVGLGYILPEQMYIFLVSAGGFSLLFAYVIILATHYRYRKMNGCPPQGNCQLAGFPYSSLLAITGLIVVILTMPFIPGQGSGLYVGLILTAFYLILYYVFKVLPAKMLGKITVYAKPLPANISNKKAISKEKKRND, encoded by the coding sequence ATGAAACAAAATAATGGTTTATCTGCATGGCAGCTAACCATGCTGGCACTTGGAACTGTTGTTGGAGGTTCATTTTTTTTAGGTTCATCAATAGCAATTAGAGCCGCCGGCCCGGCAATTTTGCCGGCTTTTATTCTGGGAGGTATATTAGTTTATATAATTCTAACGGCACTCTCCGAAATGACAGTAGCCGATCCTAAGCCCGGCTCTTTTAGAACTTATTCGGAACAATTATTTGGACCGTGGCTTGGGTTTATGGTGGGCTGGGTCTATTGGACAGGCTTGATCCTGGCCATGTCAAGTGAAGCAACGGCAGCGTCAATCTTCTTGCAAACTTGGATACCAGAAGTTCCATTGTTTGTTTTAGCCATCTTAATCATAGTTGCAGTTACTCTTTTAAATTTACTGGGAGCAAAGCTTTTAAGCAGCCTGGAGGGCGGTCTGGCGGCTATAAAACTGGGGGCTTTAATAGGTTTTATAGGCCTGGCTGTAGCTTTGATAGTGGGACTAATTCCTCAAAAGGCCCCTGTTGGACTGGGAGTTCTGACCCGGGAACCGCTTTTCCCGGGAGGCATAGCAGGGGTTGCCGGAAGCATGTTAATTGTGCTCTTTAGCTATGCCGGATTTGAAACAATAGGGTTAGCCGCTTCGGAGGCCCGGACACCTCATAAAACCATACCCAGGGCTATAAAGTTCACAGTGATAAGCCTGGTGGGACTGTACTGTGCCGTGATTGCCACGTTACTCCCGCTTACACCGACGGGAACCCTCACCGAAGAAGTAAGCCCAATGGTTGCAGCTTTAACCGCCGGTGGTTTGAACTGGGCTGCCGGCTCCATTAACGTAATTTTGGTCAGTGCTATTCTTTCAACTATGCTGGCAGCTACATTTGGTTTGGGTAGGATGGTTCGGTCGCTGGCAGACGCAGGACATGCGCCCTTTTTTTTGAAAGACCGTGGTGATATACCCCTGCGTGGCATCATTTTCTCCGGTGCTGCCATGCTGGCTTCTGTGGGCTTGGGGTATATATTGCCGGAACAGATGTATATCTTTCTGGTCAGTGCCGGTGGTTTTTCTCTTTTATTTGCCTATGTAATAATTTTAGCCACCCATTACCGTTACAGGAAAATGAATGGCTGTCCCCCTCAGGGTAATTGCCAATTGGCTGGTTTCCCTTATAGCTCTTTATTAGCTATTACAGGTCTAATAGTTGTTATACTAACCATGCCTTTTATTCCGGGACAGGGCTCAGGCCTATATGTCGGTTTAATACTAACGGCCTTTTACTTGATCCTTTATTATGTTTTTAAAGTGCTTCCAGCTAAAATGCTTGGAAAAATAACTGTATATGCCAAACCTCTACCCGCAAATATCTCCAATAAAAAAGCCATATCAAAAGAGAAAAAGAGAAACGATTAA
- the rsgA gene encoding ribosome small subunit-dependent GTPase A — MLKKYGASERFIQEATLYPNLAIGRICSQYKDLYKAITHQGEVAAEISGKFRYAATRLSDYPAVGDFVMLDRSDNKNGNAIIHHVLTRKSSFERKAVGTVNDTQVVAANIDTVFLCMALNNDYNLRRLERYLSIAWDSGGTPVVVLTKSDICHNLQEKLSEVSSVAIGVDVLATSAISEDGYNSILSHIQPGKTVAFIGSSGVGKSTLINRLVGGEILQTSDIRKDGKGRHTTTRRQLLVLQNGGIVIDTPGMRELGVESADFSRAFADIDKLAEQCKFRDCTHQSEPGCAVQRAIQDGTLAEKRLESYLKLKKEAKYDGLNSKQIETEKINAMFSGLGGMKNARKFIKTKSKRR, encoded by the coding sequence ATGCTAAAAAAATATGGTGCAAGTGAACGTTTTATACAGGAGGCAACCCTATATCCAAATTTGGCTATTGGCCGAATTTGTTCGCAATACAAGGATTTATATAAAGCAATTACCCACCAGGGGGAGGTTGCAGCGGAAATATCCGGCAAGTTTCGATATGCAGCGACCCGCTTATCCGATTATCCCGCAGTGGGAGATTTTGTTATGCTTGACCGCAGCGATAATAAAAATGGAAACGCAATTATTCACCATGTTCTTACCAGAAAGAGCTCCTTTGAGCGTAAGGCGGTGGGAACAGTGAATGATACACAGGTAGTTGCCGCAAATATTGACACGGTATTTCTTTGCATGGCACTGAATAATGACTACAATCTGCGCCGGCTGGAGCGTTACCTATCTATCGCGTGGGACAGCGGAGGTACTCCTGTAGTTGTGCTGACCAAATCTGATATCTGCCATAACTTACAGGAGAAGTTATCAGAGGTTTCGTCTGTGGCAATTGGTGTGGATGTTTTGGCCACTTCGGCTATATCAGAGGACGGATATAACAGTATTCTGTCACATATTCAGCCCGGGAAAACCGTAGCTTTTATTGGCTCATCCGGTGTAGGTAAGTCTACGCTAATTAATCGCCTGGTAGGTGGGGAAATTCTGCAAACCAGCGATATCCGCAAGGATGGTAAAGGCAGACATACCACTACAAGGAGACAATTACTGGTTCTTCAAAATGGTGGAATTGTCATTGATACACCCGGAATGCGAGAGCTGGGGGTTGAAAGCGCTGATTTTTCAAGAGCATTTGCAGATATTGATAAGCTGGCAGAGCAGTGTAAATTTCGAGATTGTACTCACCAAAGTGAACCGGGGTGTGCAGTGCAAAGGGCTATCCAAGATGGTACACTTGCAGAAAAACGATTGGAAAGTTACCTAAAGCTTAAAAAAGAAGCAAAATACGATGGACTAAACTCAAAGCAGATTGAAACAGAAAAAATTAATGCTATGTTTTCCGGTTTGGGCGGTATGAAAAACGCCAGGAAATTTATCAAAACAAAGAGTAAAAGAAGATAA
- a CDS encoding RNA polymerase sigma factor, producing the protein MPKLGEMSKQGNSSEQIVNLLYNTGYRLTGSHNKTQELLTAVFNALNGNISINIALKNLCLIYRNKTTSSPGKNLPKAKSSPPAKDNSTDKIQEALLTLSPIERLVLVLREVLGLNYTEIAELTGIEKIAVTRLLNAGRWELRKQLAPLPSQRRPPEKYPIAK; encoded by the coding sequence ATGCCCAAACTGGGAGAAATGTCTAAGCAGGGTAATTCTTCCGAGCAAATAGTAAATTTACTCTACAACACAGGTTATAGATTAACCGGTAGTCACAATAAAACCCAAGAACTGTTAACAGCCGTTTTTAACGCATTAAATGGTAATATATCTATAAACATAGCCTTGAAAAACCTGTGTTTAATATATAGAAACAAAACCACATCCAGCCCGGGCAAAAATTTACCTAAAGCTAAAAGCAGCCCGCCGGCAAAAGACAATAGCACAGACAAAATTCAAGAAGCACTATTAACTCTGTCGCCCATAGAAAGGTTAGTACTCGTTTTGCGAGAGGTATTAGGATTAAATTATACCGAGATAGCAGAGTTGACCGGTATAGAAAAAATAGCTGTAACCCGGCTGCTGAATGCGGGACGGTGGGAGCTACGAAAACAATTAGCTCCGCTACCGAGTCAAAGAAGACCGCCTGAAAAATATCCTATCGCGAAGTAA
- a CDS encoding zf-HC2 domain-containing protein, translating to MTKYECEIIKDLLPLYADGVASEASLEMVERHLAECASCRKLLDECTRPVFAKSPAAKTSPLSGLDKAWGRLRRVAAVFMACIIITASTIAWASYQAGRNMALRDPSFQQAKQMDLFTEVNQSKKLGPYTITVDKILLDSARTTVFYSIDPQLEGDSNIYINMADDKGVHYDPRGGRGIQGKYFVYDLEPVNLDAQKLTLSFSTGEMPGETQFEIPVDPTLVAQNTREFYPNLKKTIEPVEMALDRAVLGLSESIIFFRVRWPQDPSIAGVGIGLDSPMYTVMGPNGPTSMESRGSSTPPAPMIKEYGAFLPGHWADLIDETNGKRIKLNETRTQTDPVTGGITGSFHFEPVDPSARELKLTSPPLYLYRFTENEQTMEFNCPRQGEQALSGVFNYGVITYSLEKAVIEDNQLVCYFSFKGIGDKPPYYYRPEFHIKDQEFWHKHIRMEWFDDNHVKISFPMPENDRVTLQLRSVGERMPKVDFELDVAR from the coding sequence ATGACTAAATATGAATGCGAAATAATAAAAGATCTTTTGCCTCTGTACGCCGACGGTGTGGCCAGCGAGGCTTCATTGGAGATGGTGGAACGCCACCTGGCAGAATGCGCATCCTGCCGGAAACTGCTAGATGAATGCACCCGGCCTGTTTTTGCGAAATCCCCTGCAGCTAAAACTTCACCCTTATCCGGTTTAGATAAAGCCTGGGGGCGGCTGCGCCGGGTGGCGGCGGTTTTTATGGCATGTATAATCATTACCGCTTCTACCATCGCCTGGGCCTCATACCAAGCGGGGCGAAACATGGCTCTGCGGGACCCGTCATTCCAACAGGCCAAGCAGATGGATCTCTTTACAGAGGTAAACCAGTCAAAAAAGTTAGGTCCCTATACCATCACAGTAGATAAAATATTGCTGGATTCCGCCCGGACCACCGTTTTTTATAGTATCGACCCGCAACTGGAGGGAGACAGCAATATCTATATCAACATGGCCGACGATAAAGGTGTGCATTATGACCCACGGGGCGGCAGGGGCATACAGGGTAAATATTTTGTATACGATCTGGAGCCGGTTAATCTGGATGCCCAGAAATTAACCCTGTCCTTTAGCACTGGTGAAATGCCGGGGGAAACGCAGTTTGAAATACCAGTCGACCCTACTTTAGTGGCCCAAAACACCAGGGAGTTTTACCCCAACCTGAAAAAAACCATAGAGCCGGTAGAGATGGCCCTGGACCGGGCAGTGCTGGGCCTATCCGAAAGCATTATCTTTTTCCGGGTACGCTGGCCGCAGGACCCGTCCATAGCCGGTGTGGGTATTGGGCTGGACAGTCCCATGTATACCGTTATGGGACCCAATGGGCCCACCAGCATGGAAAGCCGGGGTAGCAGCACTCCGCCGGCACCGATGATCAAAGAATACGGTGCCTTCTTACCCGGTCACTGGGCGGATCTAATTGACGAAACCAACGGTAAAAGAATCAAGCTCAATGAAACCCGCACCCAAACCGACCCCGTAACGGGTGGGATTACGGGCTCGTTCCACTTTGAACCTGTAGACCCCTCGGCCAGGGAATTAAAGCTGACCTCACCGCCGCTGTACCTGTACCGCTTCACGGAAAATGAACAAACAATGGAGTTCAACTGTCCCCGCCAGGGGGAACAAGCATTAAGCGGAGTTTTTAACTACGGGGTTATTACTTATAGCTTGGAAAAGGCTGTTATAGAGGATAATCAGTTGGTTTGTTACTTCAGTTTTAAAGGGATCGGGGATAAACCGCCTTATTATTACCGCCCTGAATTTCATATTAAAGATCAAGAATTCTGGCATAAGCATATCCGTATGGAATGGTTTGATGATAATCATGTCAAAATATCTTTCCCCATGCCTGAGAACGACCGGGTTACTTTGCAATTGAGAAGTGTGGGGGAGAGGATGCCCAAGGTTGATTTTGAACTTGATGTCGCACGTTAA
- a CDS encoding RNA polymerase sigma factor, giving the protein MAMSTIEKLYQSYKVSIFRYLYRMGGDYHLADELTQETFCRALVSLKNFRGESALSTWLFRVAYYVYTGYLRGRPGERNLPLNHDIPDENRAGDPARHLEEAENRRLVRLALEQLPVDYRTVIILREQERLSFEEIGDILGKSPATARVTLFRARQKFHQLYKQLEGDDHD; this is encoded by the coding sequence ATGGCCATGTCAACTATAGAAAAACTTTATCAAAGTTATAAAGTATCGATCTTCCGGTACTTATACCGTATGGGCGGAGATTATCACCTGGCGGATGAATTAACCCAGGAAACCTTTTGCCGGGCATTGGTATCCCTAAAAAACTTTCGTGGTGAATCCGCCCTGTCCACCTGGCTGTTTCGCGTAGCCTATTATGTTTACACCGGCTATCTGCGGGGCCGTCCCGGGGAGCGCAATTTACCGCTAAACCATGATATTCCGGACGAGAACAGGGCAGGCGATCCGGCCCGGCATCTGGAAGAAGCAGAAAACCGGCGGCTGGTACGGCTAGCCCTTGAGCAGCTGCCTGTGGATTACCGTACGGTGATAATTCTCAGGGAACAGGAACGATTATCTTTTGAGGAAATAGGGGACATACTGGGCAAATCCCCGGCAACAGCTCGGGTAACTCTATTCCGGGCCAGGCAAAAATTTCACCAACTATATAAACAATTAGAAGGTGATGACCATGACTAA